The following are encoded together in the Myxococcus virescens genome:
- a CDS encoding sensor histidine kinase, which translates to MSGRARFAWALVVGLLGHALNRFPVELVPGIDILLGFFLIIPAAPLLGPWCAGLAAGIATSVTVQMWGHPWGMLVSMMEGVALGALTRRYWPLQADGLFWLGGIPYLIIVGNHVGVDVTATSTLAIALKQALNSLVPALLTQVVLMTPMARARLWPLLTPTLRTFTLSSAVGSALLLALVLPLLMVGTLEGRARYAAERRRMDDQGLSTAHLLAETVDAELSTAQSQTALLASLVMNWWEREGERPPQPQLENLLRDWVYHSAFALNFGIGDSDGNLVAIWPPLGVEAQPMAGSNFADRSYFRDVRGKREPVVSGVFAGRGSVTGPVMVAVSPLLRQQRFEGFTLVAINLPRMRAVAQERLAPGQRALLVDPDGNVAFDTGATPGPEPRSLKGTALGELLSTLPATGTRTYDTEPQAPPLRRTLEARHLATAPLFQPGWRVLVEHPMRDMDFSVIGTYSALLATLALTLVLAIPITRLLTRMLSRPVEAVSQAAGRMAAGERDVRAFGTLHRAGAIEVEKLGLAFDEMAARLQRHLEEVERVSQAKAAFFSIASHELKTPLATLKLRLQRLRPDTVRQQDLVLMDRQVDRLARLVNQLLDVSELASGRLSLAQVPLELSALVRRVSERRAASAPQHQLELSLERVDGWWDEPRLEQVVYNLVDNAIRYSPEGGPVEVVLRREDGDALLEVKDRGVGLGPRGGEELFSRALRGSTLSTISRVEGLGVGLYLSREIITRHGGSIHLAAREGGGTCAIVRLPRNDPREA; encoded by the coding sequence ATGAGCGGGCGCGCACGGTTTGCCTGGGCGCTGGTGGTGGGGCTGTTGGGCCATGCGCTCAACCGATTTCCCGTGGAGCTCGTCCCAGGCATCGACATCCTGCTGGGCTTCTTCCTCATCATCCCCGCGGCCCCGCTGCTGGGGCCCTGGTGTGCGGGGCTCGCGGCCGGCATCGCCACGTCCGTCACCGTCCAGATGTGGGGCCACCCCTGGGGCATGCTGGTCTCGATGATGGAAGGAGTCGCCCTGGGCGCGCTGACCCGGCGCTACTGGCCCCTTCAGGCGGACGGGCTCTTCTGGCTGGGAGGCATCCCCTACCTCATCATCGTCGGCAATCACGTGGGCGTGGACGTCACGGCGACGAGCACGCTCGCCATTGCCCTCAAGCAGGCGCTCAACAGCCTGGTGCCGGCGCTGCTGACGCAGGTGGTGCTGATGACGCCCATGGCGCGCGCGCGGCTGTGGCCCCTGCTGACGCCCACGCTGCGCACCTTCACCTTGTCGTCGGCGGTGGGCTCGGCGCTGCTGCTGGCGCTGGTGCTGCCGTTGCTGATGGTGGGAACACTGGAGGGCCGGGCCCGCTATGCCGCCGAGCGGCGGCGCATGGACGACCAGGGCCTCTCCACCGCCCACCTGCTGGCGGAGACGGTGGACGCGGAGCTGTCCACCGCCCAATCCCAGACCGCCTTGCTGGCGAGCCTCGTCATGAATTGGTGGGAGCGCGAAGGGGAGCGTCCACCCCAGCCGCAGTTGGAGAATCTGCTGCGCGACTGGGTGTATCACTCCGCGTTCGCGCTCAACTTCGGCATCGGGGACAGCGACGGCAACCTGGTGGCCATCTGGCCGCCGCTGGGCGTGGAGGCCCAGCCGATGGCGGGCTCCAACTTCGCCGACCGCTCCTACTTCCGGGACGTCCGCGGCAAGCGCGAGCCCGTGGTGAGTGGCGTGTTCGCGGGCCGGGGCTCGGTGACGGGTCCCGTCATGGTCGCCGTCTCGCCGTTGCTGCGGCAGCAGCGCTTCGAAGGCTTCACGTTGGTGGCCATCAACCTGCCTCGGATGCGAGCGGTGGCGCAGGAGCGTCTGGCTCCGGGTCAGCGCGCGCTGCTGGTGGACCCGGACGGCAACGTGGCCTTTGACACCGGCGCCACGCCCGGGCCGGAGCCACGGTCCCTGAAGGGCACCGCGTTGGGGGAGCTGCTATCGACGCTGCCCGCCACGGGCACCCGCACCTACGACACGGAGCCCCAGGCCCCCCCGCTGCGGCGGACCCTGGAGGCGCGGCACCTGGCCACCGCGCCGCTGTTCCAACCGGGTTGGCGCGTCCTGGTCGAGCATCCGATGCGCGACATGGACTTCAGCGTCATCGGCACCTACAGCGCGCTGCTGGCCACGCTGGCACTGACGCTGGTGCTGGCCATTCCCATCACCCGCCTGCTGACGCGCATGCTCTCCAGGCCCGTGGAAGCCGTGTCCCAGGCCGCCGGCCGCATGGCCGCGGGCGAACGCGACGTGCGCGCCTTCGGAACGCTCCACCGCGCAGGCGCCATCGAGGTGGAGAAGCTGGGCCTGGCCTTCGACGAGATGGCGGCCCGGCTCCAGCGGCACCTGGAGGAAGTGGAGCGCGTCAGCCAGGCCAAGGCGGCCTTCTTCTCCATCGCCAGCCATGAGCTGAAGACGCCCCTGGCCACCCTCAAGCTGCGCTTGCAGCGGCTGCGTCCGGACACCGTGCGCCAGCAGGACCTGGTCCTCATGGACCGGCAGGTGGACCGGCTGGCGCGGCTGGTCAACCAACTGCTGGATGTGTCCGAGCTGGCCAGCGGCCGGCTGTCACTGGCGCAGGTCCCCCTGGAGCTGTCCGCGCTGGTGCGGCGGGTGTCGGAGCGGCGCGCGGCGTCCGCGCCCCAACACCAACTGGAGCTGAGCCTGGAGCGCGTGGACGGTTGGTGGGACGAGCCCCGGCTGGAGCAGGTCGTCTACAACCTGGTGGACAACGCCATCCGCTACAGCCCGGAGGGCGGACCGGTGGAGGTGGTGCTCCGGCGGGAGGACGGTGACGCGCTGCTGGAGGTGAAGGACCGGGGCGTGGGCCTGGGGCCGCGCGGGGGCGAGGAGCTCTTCAGCCGGGCGCTGCGCGGCAGCACGCTGTCCACCATCAGCCGCGTGGAGGGCCTGGGCGTGGGATTGTATTTGAGCCGTGAAATCATCACCCGCCATGGCGGCAGCATCCACCTAGCGGCCCGCGAGGGCGGCGGCACCTGCGCCATCGTCCGCCTGCCCCGGAACGACCCGCGCGAGGCGTGA
- a CDS encoding PAS domain S-box protein, with amino-acid sequence MSAWEVEVRRIPAAQALPRLALRDGLPRLLEVVASLMQRSSPGGVGDGLGDIPDRHAIERLGEGFDLRQVVTEYRLLRACVLRLWTSRENATHRPEAELVFHEAMDEAVAASVSRYSLARERTLQALDRISTAALGSADAAELLPALLQVLRETVAVVDVAAVLLLEEGVLRVESVVGTGMAVGDVVRMGEGFTGTIAATRKPLLVRAARTDSRVSEPSLRDADLSALFGVPLLLGGQLMGVVLMGSRATHELSEEDQFLFRAMAARTTALLLQAQAHAREREARAVAEASLERLRESEAGLRRWAQVFKRLGVGVAVVDATEERLREVNPAFARMHGYSPEELTGRRLEDTYAPEARGVLPRHVAAANSKPSHEYESLHMRKDGTRFPAFTHVTAFKDESGRVEQRVATVVDITQRRAMEMDRQRLLGAIEAERARLASVLDQMPAGVFIADAPSGRLVMASRQVEVITGRPFHPSTSMQDYMADNGVSLHPDGRPYAVEELPLTRSLRHGEVVQGEEMLIPREDGQNIAVLLSSAPILDREGTIVAAVATMVDVSERRRAQEASLQAARFGERLIAIVSHDLRNPLNAIQLSATQLLHSEALPERERRLVTRIARSGDRMKRMISELLDFTRGRLGGGIPIQRTAGDLRAVVRLGVDELEAAWPERKLAFRVEPGRYEGEWDGDRLLQVVSNLGGNALQYSPADAPVSFKLYDDGDFVVLEVQNPGEPISPEMLPRLFDPFRRGAMAGGGGGSSGGLGLGLYIVEQVVKGHGGRIEVTSTAQAGTTVRVTLPRQPME; translated from the coding sequence ATGTCCGCGTGGGAGGTGGAGGTGCGCCGCATCCCTGCGGCGCAGGCGCTGCCAAGGCTCGCGCTGCGAGATGGGTTGCCCCGGCTGCTGGAGGTCGTCGCCTCGCTGATGCAGCGCAGCTCGCCCGGCGGCGTGGGGGATGGCCTGGGGGATATTCCGGACCGGCATGCCATCGAGCGGCTGGGGGAAGGCTTCGACCTGCGGCAGGTGGTGACGGAGTACCGGCTGCTGCGCGCGTGCGTGCTGCGCCTGTGGACGTCCCGGGAGAACGCCACCCACCGCCCGGAGGCGGAGCTCGTCTTCCATGAGGCCATGGATGAGGCGGTGGCGGCCTCCGTCAGTCGCTACTCGCTGGCGCGCGAGCGCACGTTGCAGGCGCTGGACCGCATCAGCACCGCGGCCCTGGGCAGCGCCGACGCCGCGGAGCTGTTGCCGGCCCTCCTCCAGGTCCTGCGGGAGACCGTGGCCGTGGTGGACGTGGCGGCCGTCCTGCTGCTGGAAGAGGGCGTCCTGCGGGTGGAGAGCGTGGTGGGCACGGGGATGGCCGTGGGGGACGTGGTGCGCATGGGGGAGGGCTTCACGGGCACCATCGCGGCCACGCGAAAGCCGCTGCTGGTGCGCGCGGCGCGCACCGACAGCCGGGTGAGCGAGCCGTCCTTGCGCGATGCGGACCTGTCCGCGTTGTTCGGTGTGCCGTTGCTCTTGGGAGGGCAGCTGATGGGCGTGGTGCTGATGGGCAGCCGCGCCACCCATGAACTGTCGGAAGAGGACCAGTTCCTCTTCCGGGCCATGGCGGCGCGCACCACCGCGCTGCTGTTGCAGGCCCAGGCGCATGCCCGCGAGCGCGAGGCGCGCGCCGTGGCGGAGGCGTCCCTGGAGCGCCTCCGGGAGAGTGAAGCGGGCCTGCGGCGGTGGGCGCAGGTCTTCAAGCGGCTGGGCGTGGGCGTGGCGGTGGTGGACGCGACCGAGGAGCGGCTGCGCGAGGTGAACCCCGCCTTCGCTCGCATGCATGGCTACTCGCCGGAGGAGCTGACGGGACGGCGGCTGGAGGACACCTATGCGCCGGAAGCGCGCGGCGTGTTGCCTCGGCACGTCGCGGCGGCGAACTCCAAGCCGTCGCACGAATATGAATCCCTGCACATGCGAAAGGATGGCACCCGCTTCCCCGCCTTCACGCACGTCACGGCTTTCAAGGATGAGTCCGGCCGCGTGGAGCAGCGGGTGGCCACCGTGGTGGACATCACCCAGCGCCGCGCCATGGAGATGGACCGGCAGCGGCTGCTGGGCGCCATCGAGGCCGAGCGCGCGCGGCTGGCGTCGGTGCTGGACCAGATGCCTGCGGGCGTGTTCATCGCGGACGCACCGTCCGGCCGGTTGGTGATGGCCAGCCGGCAGGTGGAGGTCATCACCGGCAGGCCCTTCCATCCCTCCACGTCGATGCAGGACTACATGGCGGACAATGGCGTCTCGCTGCACCCGGACGGGCGGCCCTACGCCGTGGAGGAACTGCCGCTGACGCGCAGCCTGCGCCACGGCGAGGTGGTGCAGGGCGAGGAGATGCTCATCCCCCGCGAGGATGGTCAGAACATCGCCGTGCTGCTCTCCAGCGCGCCCATCCTGGACCGGGAGGGCACCATCGTCGCGGCGGTGGCCACCATGGTGGATGTCTCCGAACGGCGGCGCGCCCAGGAGGCCTCGTTGCAGGCGGCCCGCTTCGGCGAGCGGCTCATCGCCATTGTCAGCCATGACCTGCGCAACCCGCTCAATGCCATTCAGCTGTCCGCGACGCAGTTGTTGCACAGCGAGGCGCTTCCGGAGCGCGAGCGCCGGCTGGTGACGCGCATCGCCCGCTCCGGCGACCGGATGAAGCGCATGATTTCAGAGCTGCTCGACTTCACGCGCGGGCGGTTGGGCGGCGGCATTCCCATCCAACGCACGGCCGGTGATTTGCGGGCCGTGGTCCGGCTGGGGGTGGATGAGTTGGAGGCGGCCTGGCCCGAGCGCAAGCTGGCGTTCCGGGTGGAGCCGGGCCGCTACGAAGGGGAGTGGGACGGGGACCGGCTGCTCCAGGTGGTCAGCAACCTGGGGGGCAACGCGCTCCAATACAGCCCCGCGGACGCGCCCGTGTCCTTCAAGTTGTATGACGATGGCGACTTCGTGGTGCTGGAAGTCCAGAACCCCGGCGAGCCCATCTCCCCGGAGATGCTCCCCCGGCTCTTCGACCCGTTCCGGCGCGGCGCCATGGCGGGCGGCGGCGGAGGGAGCAGCGGTGGGCTGGGGCTGGGGCTCTACATCGTCGAGCAGGTGGTGAAGGGCCACGGCGGACGTATCGAGGTGACCTCCACCGCCCAGGCGGGCACCACCGTCCGGGTGACGCTGCCCCGCCAGCCGATGGAATGA
- a CDS encoding response regulator yields the protein MSTPNLVLLVEDHADSRELLEEFLTLEGFTVETAGNGLSAWERLSRPPLPAAVLLDLMMPVMSGWELMRHVREDARLSTLPVVVVSGAGSSQPLPEGIRATVPKPVDLFELRATLERVVSPS from the coding sequence ATGTCCACGCCCAACCTCGTCCTCCTCGTGGAAGACCACGCCGACAGCCGGGAGCTGTTGGAGGAGTTCCTCACCCTGGAGGGATTCACCGTGGAGACGGCGGGCAACGGGCTGTCCGCCTGGGAGCGCCTGAGCCGCCCGCCCCTGCCGGCTGCCGTCCTCCTGGACCTGATGATGCCGGTGATGAGTGGCTGGGAGCTGATGCGCCACGTGCGCGAGGACGCGCGGCTGAGCACCCTGCCGGTGGTGGTGGTCTCCGGGGCGGGAAGCTCCCAACCCCTGCCGGAGGGCATCCGGGCCACGGTGCCCAAGCCCGTGGATTTATTCGAGTTGCGCGCCACCCTGGAGCGGGTGGTGAGCCCCAGTTGA
- a CDS encoding CARDB domain-containing protein — protein sequence MTRNHGVSTLTALFLLAGCEGTLPEQSPANIDMEVQRQEAKETGLDLSVVDLSASCAATALTLSAAIKNERPTGIGNSTAAVYAGTPGAGGVRLGTISVPWLVGGERFPFSLSYTVPEGTTKVVVVADEDGTYPEDDEDNNFASIDFEMPCATNQQPVASCQSVTVPADAACQGSASIDNGSFDPDGFPGPFSVEQSPAGPYGLGTTSAQLRVSDGAATSTCSANVTVVDVSAPTPGANRGLVIQPVLGSDYVLVPLSDCAMPAVDNCGGELDLDASARIIRVTSDESNDALSLLRLLACDDIKLTPDRKSAMVRAEAALLGNGRVYNFTYSVQDASGNSAIGTCNVKVPALLANPAIDSGVVYCQGDNCPSGSRFPGLLCSLL from the coding sequence ATGACACGGAATCATGGCGTCTCGACGTTGACGGCGTTGTTTCTTCTGGCGGGCTGTGAGGGCACGCTCCCCGAGCAGAGCCCGGCAAACATCGACATGGAGGTCCAGCGTCAGGAGGCGAAGGAGACCGGGCTGGACCTGAGCGTGGTGGACCTGTCCGCCTCGTGCGCGGCGACGGCGCTGACGCTCTCCGCGGCCATCAAGAACGAGCGGCCCACGGGCATCGGGAACTCCACCGCGGCGGTGTACGCGGGGACGCCGGGCGCTGGCGGCGTGCGGCTGGGCACCATCAGCGTCCCCTGGCTGGTGGGGGGTGAGCGCTTCCCCTTCTCGCTGTCGTACACGGTGCCGGAGGGCACCACGAAGGTGGTGGTCGTCGCGGACGAGGACGGCACCTATCCGGAGGACGACGAGGACAACAACTTCGCCTCCATCGATTTCGAGATGCCCTGTGCCACCAACCAGCAGCCGGTGGCCAGCTGCCAGAGCGTCACCGTCCCCGCGGACGCGGCCTGTCAGGGCAGCGCCAGCATCGACAACGGCTCGTTCGATCCAGACGGCTTCCCGGGGCCGTTCTCCGTGGAGCAATCGCCCGCGGGCCCCTATGGGCTGGGCACCACGAGCGCGCAGCTCCGGGTCTCCGACGGCGCGGCCACCAGCACGTGCTCGGCGAACGTGACCGTCGTGGACGTCAGCGCCCCCACGCCGGGCGCCAACCGCGGCCTGGTCATCCAGCCGGTCCTGGGGTCCGACTACGTGCTGGTGCCCCTGTCTGACTGCGCGATGCCGGCCGTCGACAACTGCGGCGGCGAGCTCGACCTGGATGCGTCGGCCCGCATCATCCGCGTGACCTCCGACGAGTCCAACGACGCGCTGTCCCTGCTCCGGCTGCTGGCGTGTGACGACATCAAGCTGACCCCGGACCGCAAGTCCGCGATGGTTCGCGCCGAGGCGGCCCTGCTGGGCAACGGCCGGGTCTACAACTTCACGTACTCCGTGCAGGACGCGTCCGGCAACAGCGCCATCGGCACCTGCAACGTGAAGGTTCCCGCGCTGCTGGCCAACCCCGCCATCGATTCGGGCGTCGTGTACTGCCAGGGCGACAACTGCCCCTCCGGTTCGCGCTTCCCCGGGCTGCTCTGCTCGCTGCTGTAG
- a CDS encoding DUF2378 family protein, which yields MELRLTSRLVRDPAPPQPLEPDALRELRQRCALATPEDTARGMFFRGVLETVRRVGGSAMEQLCRQSLPEKRYIDFFSYPITQFLPLAFQAAGLLSEHCGGLAAAHRVMGQKAAHDFLESVAGRTLLMLAYDEPRLLLGQLPTGFLAAVSYGERSMVWTGPRSGRFVMKRDFMPTAYHEGVLHAVLEAVGARDIGVQGRELGLLDTEYALSWR from the coding sequence ATGGAATTGAGATTGACCTCGCGCCTGGTGCGAGACCCCGCGCCGCCGCAGCCCCTGGAGCCGGATGCCTTGCGCGAGCTGCGTCAGCGCTGCGCGCTCGCCACCCCCGAGGACACCGCGCGCGGCATGTTCTTCCGGGGGGTCCTGGAGACGGTGCGGCGCGTGGGCGGCTCCGCCATGGAGCAGCTCTGCCGCCAGTCCCTGCCGGAGAAGCGCTACATCGACTTCTTCAGCTACCCCATCACCCAATTCCTGCCGCTGGCCTTCCAGGCCGCCGGCTTGCTCTCCGAACATTGCGGGGGGCTGGCCGCCGCTCATCGCGTCATGGGCCAGAAGGCCGCGCATGACTTCCTGGAGTCCGTCGCGGGCCGCACCCTGCTGATGCTCGCCTATGACGAGCCCCGGCTGCTGCTCGGACAGCTCCCCACCGGGTTCCTCGCGGCGGTGAGCTACGGCGAGCGGAGCATGGTGTGGACGGGGCCTCGCAGCGGCCGCTTCGTCATGAAGCGGGACTTCATGCCCACCGCGTACCACGAGGGTGTCCTGCACGCCGTCCTGGAAGCCGTGGGCGCGCGCGACATCGGGGTGCAGGGGCGCGAGCTGGGCCTGCTCGACACGGAGTACGCGCTGTCCTGGCGCTGA
- a CDS encoding helix-turn-helix domain-containing protein, with protein sequence MKTHLEGPAPPRQRPRSQPRSPADRARKSREQLESRLAESVGEAARGARLLAGLTQAEVAGRVGIAAEVYGRMERGKMMPSVPTLFRLCLALRLSADVGLGLATAASVGAALWEGDPGHRDQLPEMRRVLRTLRRMSRSQLNLMNQVAAAILPER encoded by the coding sequence GTGAAGACCCACCTTGAAGGTCCTGCTCCTCCCCGCCAGCGGCCCCGGTCCCAGCCTCGGAGCCCGGCGGATCGCGCCCGGAAGTCGCGCGAGCAACTGGAGAGCCGTCTGGCGGAGAGCGTTGGCGAGGCGGCGCGAGGCGCGCGGCTGCTTGCGGGGCTCACCCAGGCGGAGGTCGCGGGGCGTGTGGGGATCGCCGCGGAAGTCTATGGGCGCATGGAGCGGGGGAAGATGATGCCCAGCGTGCCGACCCTGTTCCGGCTGTGCCTGGCCCTGCGGTTGTCGGCGGACGTCGGGCTGGGGCTCGCCACGGCGGCCAGTGTCGGCGCCGCGCTCTGGGAGGGGGACCCTGGGCACAGGGACCAGTTGCCGGAGATGCGGAGGGTGCTCCGAACGCTGCGGCGCATGTCGCGCAGCCAGCTCAACCTGATGAATCAGGTCGCGGCGGCCATCCTGCCGGAGCGGTGA
- a CDS encoding TonB family protein, protein MLGTRAHAQDAGTPEDGGAAWAERELQRTDAGWAVETEAPLSEDAGVPEPAFTPPAMVQDSPAPYPPGLASDGVAGVVKLELLIDDAGEVESATLMEGLHPLLDRAALHAAPSLRFAPATLDGLPVAVRIFFEYRFEAPAPAMSEGATPAAPITLKGLVRAKGNRRPLVGATLVSDAHPDAPVQADVDGRFEARWPAGVHAVRITAPGHKPGVFREGLKANEALEVVYGLEPLIINPYETVVRGDRERTEVSRVTLHDAELREVPGTMGDPFRVVMLLPGVGSMVSGVAYPVVRGSQPAATGYFLDGIRVPILFHLFLGPAVIHPDFIDAIDFYPGSPPPRYGRLMGGAIDGRLSRPRDDGVHGSAYADLINAGFFIETPFKDTGTNVSLAGRYSYTPWLIALAANQLQSPPPPGRENPKVVLDFWDYQGRVEQRLGEGTLRLFAFGSSDTFGSEAQDAWGDTAMQSIIFHRVDLRHRHPVGPGELEVGGTWGLDRFAIVSRSPPGEATEVHIDQGHWSARLGYSATLSPSATLRAGADVEHKRAIVELLQQDGGSDADVEVAPVALGTFMGAWTELVWQPHEKWAVVPGLRVDNYHLSPGIDRRALEPRLTVRHKVSEALTLKGGAGLFHQPPTTLISLPVVDVGSLLLGLQQGVQLSVGAEWKAWRGLEVGLDVYLNPMLRTLELTPFADEGMVDDDTPDTGTPPPAGLRRGMQLGDGGGIPDRSDFDFPDFRGSGMAYGMEFLLRHPLGDNWFGWLSYSLQRSTRRTRFHRYDAEGHRVGEAEADLPFAFDQTHILNLVLSYKFANNVTLGGVLHFNTGRPEYGTLGTQTHRPGEDASGRPAWVKADRDRVDRLPAFLRFDVRLSKSWVYDTFSLEAYLDMLNVTLRRETLGFEYEGGNGFPLRKDAVGLPIALPILGVKGRY, encoded by the coding sequence ATGCTCGGGACTCGGGCACACGCACAGGACGCGGGGACGCCGGAGGACGGGGGCGCCGCCTGGGCCGAGCGGGAGCTGCAACGCACCGACGCGGGCTGGGCCGTGGAGACGGAGGCGCCCTTGTCGGAGGACGCGGGCGTGCCCGAGCCCGCGTTCACTCCGCCCGCGATGGTGCAGGACTCGCCCGCTCCCTATCCGCCGGGGCTGGCGTCCGACGGCGTCGCGGGGGTGGTGAAGCTGGAGTTGCTCATCGACGACGCGGGCGAGGTGGAGTCCGCCACGTTGATGGAAGGGCTGCATCCCTTGTTGGACCGGGCGGCGCTGCACGCGGCGCCGTCGCTGCGCTTCGCCCCCGCCACCCTGGACGGCCTGCCGGTGGCCGTGCGCATCTTCTTCGAGTACCGCTTCGAGGCGCCCGCGCCGGCCATGTCCGAGGGGGCCACGCCCGCGGCGCCCATCACCCTGAAGGGCCTGGTGCGCGCCAAGGGCAACCGCCGGCCACTGGTAGGGGCCACGCTGGTGTCGGACGCGCATCCGGACGCGCCAGTGCAGGCGGACGTGGACGGGCGCTTCGAGGCGCGCTGGCCCGCGGGCGTGCATGCGGTGCGTATCACCGCCCCTGGCCACAAGCCCGGCGTCTTCCGCGAGGGCCTGAAGGCGAACGAGGCGCTGGAGGTGGTGTACGGGCTGGAGCCGCTCATCATCAACCCGTACGAGACGGTGGTGCGGGGAGACCGCGAGCGCACGGAGGTGAGCCGCGTCACCCTGCATGACGCGGAGCTGCGCGAGGTGCCTGGCACCATGGGGGACCCCTTCCGCGTCGTCATGCTGCTGCCCGGCGTGGGCAGCATGGTGTCCGGCGTGGCCTACCCGGTGGTGCGCGGCAGCCAGCCCGCGGCCACGGGCTACTTCCTGGATGGCATCCGCGTCCCCATCCTCTTCCACCTGTTCCTGGGCCCGGCCGTCATCCACCCGGACTTCATCGACGCCATCGACTTCTATCCAGGCTCGCCGCCGCCCCGGTATGGGCGGTTGATGGGGGGCGCCATCGACGGGCGTCTCAGCCGCCCGCGGGATGACGGCGTCCACGGCAGCGCCTACGCGGACCTCATCAACGCGGGCTTCTTCATCGAGACGCCGTTCAAGGACACCGGCACCAACGTCAGCCTGGCCGGCCGGTATTCCTATACGCCCTGGCTCATCGCCCTGGCGGCGAATCAGCTCCAGTCGCCGCCCCCTCCCGGGCGGGAGAACCCCAAGGTGGTGCTCGACTTCTGGGATTATCAGGGCCGGGTGGAACAGCGACTGGGCGAGGGCACGCTGCGCCTGTTTGCCTTTGGCTCCTCGGACACCTTCGGTTCGGAGGCCCAGGACGCATGGGGCGACACCGCGATGCAATCCATCATCTTCCACCGGGTGGACCTGCGGCACCGGCACCCCGTGGGGCCCGGTGAGCTGGAGGTGGGCGGGACGTGGGGGCTGGACCGCTTCGCCATCGTCAGCCGCAGTCCTCCCGGCGAGGCCACCGAAGTCCATATCGACCAGGGGCACTGGTCCGCGCGCCTGGGCTACAGCGCGACGCTGTCACCCAGCGCCACGCTGCGTGCCGGGGCGGACGTGGAGCACAAGCGCGCCATCGTCGAGCTGCTCCAGCAGGACGGCGGCTCCGACGCGGACGTCGAGGTGGCGCCCGTGGCGCTGGGGACCTTCATGGGCGCGTGGACGGAGCTGGTGTGGCAGCCCCACGAGAAGTGGGCGGTGGTGCCCGGCCTGCGCGTGGACAACTACCACCTGTCGCCGGGGATTGATCGTCGCGCGCTGGAGCCGCGTCTCACCGTGCGCCACAAGGTGTCGGAGGCGCTCACGCTCAAGGGCGGGGCGGGCCTCTTCCATCAGCCGCCGACCACGCTCATCAGCCTGCCCGTGGTGGACGTGGGAAGCCTGCTGCTGGGGCTCCAGCAAGGCGTGCAGCTCTCCGTCGGCGCGGAATGGAAGGCGTGGCGCGGTCTGGAAGTGGGGCTGGACGTCTATCTCAACCCCATGCTGCGGACCCTCGAGCTGACGCCCTTCGCCGACGAAGGCATGGTGGACGACGACACGCCGGACACCGGCACTCCTCCTCCAGCGGGCTTGCGCCGCGGCATGCAGTTGGGGGACGGCGGCGGCATCCCCGACCGCTCGGACTTCGACTTCCCGGACTTCCGCGGCAGTGGCATGGCCTACGGCATGGAGTTCCTGCTGCGCCACCCGCTGGGCGACAACTGGTTCGGCTGGCTGTCGTATTCGCTCCAGCGCAGCACGCGCCGCACGCGCTTCCACCGCTACGACGCGGAGGGCCACCGGGTGGGCGAGGCGGAGGCGGACCTGCCCTTCGCCTTCGACCAGACGCACATCCTCAACCTGGTGCTCAGCTACAAGTTCGCCAACAACGTCACGCTGGGCGGGGTGCTGCACTTCAATACCGGGCGCCCTGAATACGGCACCCTGGGCACACAGACGCACCGCCCTGGCGAAGACGCCTCCGGCCGGCCCGCCTGGGTCAAGGCAGACCGAGATCGCGTGGACCGGCTGCCGGCCTTCCTCCGGTTCGACGTGCGGCTGTCCAAGTCGTGGGTCTACGACACCTTCAGCCTGGAGGCGTATCTGGACATGCTCAACGTCACGCTCCGTCGGGAGACGTTGGGCTTCGAGTACGAGGGCGGCAACGGCTTCCCGCTGCGCAAGGACGCGGTGGGGCTTCCCATCGCCCTACCCATCCTGGGCGTGAAGGGTCGTTACTGA